In Mercenaria mercenaria strain notata chromosome 13, MADL_Memer_1, whole genome shotgun sequence, a single window of DNA contains:
- the LOC123530346 gene encoding adipocyte plasma membrane-associated protein-like — protein sequence MKSESAEINTSASPQITWTGRQIFLVALLPVITCLLFVSSPIDPLPYTFPSPLPRLEAGLKKNTLLQQADRWFEGLLIGPESFAADTNGTIYTGTADGRIFSIKQKGLSLVARTGIDHPQCGSAEFEPRCGRPKGMKIGPDGKLYVVDSYKGLLKVDLDTGDVETVVSNKDGSEGVPFRFLNSMDISSDGIIYFTDSSNKWERRDFRYAVLETRPDGRVIRYDIRTGICRTLLSGLYLANGIALTADEDALLIAEMSIARIRRFYLKGEKAGTSDIFVDNLPGYPDNIKLNTRGNFYVGSGSVRFKGSSPIGSFLDLIGPYPSVKKVIAAVTPLSAYNVFMPKHALVVEINIDGLIVGSLHDPGVVRIGAASEAFEFNGTVFIGHYQSPYLGVLSSATINAERSA from the exons ATGAAAAGCGAGTCAGCCGAGATCAATACGTCTGCATCTCCGCAAATAACTTG GACTGGAAGACAAATATTTCTTGTGGCTTTACTCCCTGTCATCACATGTCTTTTGTTTGTCTCGAGTCCGATCGACCCTCTCCCGTACAC gtTTCCTAGCCCCTTACCTCGTCTTGAGGCAGGTTTAAAGAAGAACACTTTATTACAGCAAGCCGACAGATGGTTTGAGGGTCTATTGATTGGACCAGAATCATTTGCTGCAGACACAAATG GTACAATATATACAGGCACGGCGGATGGtagaatattttcaataaaacaaaaggGGCTTTCACTCGTTGCTAGAACTGGTATAGATCATCCGCAGTGCGGAAGTGCCGAGTTTGAGCCCCGATGCGGCCGACCAAAAGGTATGAAAATAGGACCTGATGGCAAGCTGTACGTTGTCGATTCTTACAAAGGATTACTCAAGGTCGATTTGGATACTGGAGATGTAGAAACAGTTGTGTCAAACAAAGACG GCAGTGAGGGTGTACCATTCCGGTTTTTGAACAGTATGGACATATCCAGCGATGGTATTATTTATTTCACGGATTCCTCAAACAAATGGGAACGGCGGGACTTCAGATATGCG GTTTTAGAGACCAGACCAGACGGGCGTGTCATTCGATATGATATCCGGACCGGAATATGCCGGACATTACTTTCGGGGTTGTATCTAGCCAATGGCATAGCTCTGACTGCTGACGAGGATGCCTTACTCATAGCTGAAATGAGTATTGCGAGAATAAGAAG GTTTTACTTAAAAGGTGAGAAAGCAGGTACAAGTGATATATTTGTCGACAATCTTCCTGGTTACCCTGACAACATCAAGCTCAACACACGTGGTAACTTCTATGTGGGTTCAGGGTCAGTCAGATTCAAGGGATCAAGCCCTATAGGTTCTTTCCTCGACTTGATAGGGCCATACCCTTCTGTCAAGAAAGTTATAGCCGCG GTAACACCGTTGAGTGCTTATAATGTGTTCATGCCAAAACACGCCTTGGTAGTTGAGATAAACATCGACGGGTTGATAGTCGGAAGCCTTCACGATCCGGGTGTCGTAAGGATAGGTGCTGCAAGCGAAGCGTTCGAGTTCAACGGAACTGTGTTTATAGGTCACTACCAGTCGCCATATTTGGGAGTGTTATCGTCTGCGACAATAAACGCAGAAAGAAGCGCATAA
- the LOC123528503 gene encoding uncharacterized protein LOC123528503 codes for MRVVFLTAFIFISFGVSLLYAARWSEWQDLTICTAKPCKCRDENEKCASGKKVQIRTCIREDGDTSICQWQDGAGAMKLDESCKNENVCPGWSDWIPIGNCDCKNEIQMVRRLCNSPVPIHPDVLCINKNTGEMIKEQKRQDPCNCTEEEKRARAKTTTTTTTSTTTTPLPTTPLPCCEDNSYYDYNVTSYDDDELLNQATTTTSKPLPTRKLSALEVELYAEYDSMYGSLPEEGCRPCGNATESGENDDIGDYNGGSDVFG; via the exons ATGCGTGTAGTGTTTTTGACtgcgtttattttcatttcttttggaGTATCTTTACTGTATGCAG CTCGTTGGTCAGAGTGGCAAGACCTGACAATTTGTACAGCGAAGCCATGTAAGTGCAGAGACGAAAATGAAAAATGTGCATCAGGGAAAAA GGTTCAGATTCGCACGTGCATCCGGGAAGATGGAGACACATCTATATGCCAATGGCAGGACGGAGCTGGTGCGATGAAATTGGATGAAAGTTGCAAAAATGAAAACGTATGCCCAG GTTGGTCCGACTGGATTCCAATTGGGAACTGTGACtgcaaaaatgaaattcagatggTCAGAAGACTATGCAACAGTCCAGTGCCTATTCATCCGGATGTTCTTTGTATTAACA AAAATACCGGCGAGATGATTAAAGAGCAGAAGAGGCAGGATCCTTGCAACTGTACAG AGGAAGAAAAAAGGGCAagagcaaaaacaacaacaacaacaacaacatcgaCAACGACTACCCCACTGCCTACAACGCCACTTCCG TGCTGTGAAGATAACAGTTACTATGATTACAATGTTACTTCGTATGATGATGACGAATTGCTAAAccaagcaacaacaacaacaagtaaaCCACTGCCGACAAGGAAACTATCGGCTCTAGAGGTCGAATTGTACGCTGAATACGATTCTATGTATGGCTCACTCCCTGAAGAGGGCTGTAGACCATGTGGAAATGCAACGGAAAGCGGGGAAAACGACGATATCGGAGATTACAATGGCGGTAGCGATGTTTTCGGTTAG